In Populus trichocarpa isolate Nisqually-1 chromosome 12, P.trichocarpa_v4.1, whole genome shotgun sequence, a genomic segment contains:
- the LOC7482208 gene encoding proteasome subunit alpha type-2-A isoform X1 yields the protein MGDSQYSFSLTTFSPTGKLVQIEHALTAVGSGQTSLGIKAANGVVIATEKKLPSILVDESSVQKIQNLTPNIGVVYSGMGPDFRVLVRKSRKQAEQYHRLYKEPIPVTQLVRETAAVMQEFTQSGGVRPFGVSLLVAGFDDKGPQLYQVDPSGSYFSWKASAMGKNVSNAKTFLEKRYTDDMELDDAVHTAILTLKEGFEGQISGKNIEIGIIGADKQFRVLTPAEIDDYLAEVE from the exons ATGGGTGATAGCCAGTACTCCTTTTCTCTCACTACTTTCAGTCCTACCGGAAAGCTAGTACAGATTGAGCACGCATTGACTGCCGTTGGATCAGGCCAAACTTCTCTCGGAATCAAAG CGGCAAACGGTGTTGTTATTGCAACTGAGAAGAAATTGCCATCTATTTTAGTCGATGAATCTTCT GTTCAGAAAATACAGAATCTGACACCCAATATTGGTGTTGTCTACAG TGGAATGGGTCCTGACTTTCGAGTTTTGGTTCGGAAAAGTAGGAAGCAAGCAGAACAATATCATAGACTGTACAAG GAACCAATTCCTGTCACACAACTTGTGAGGGAAACTGCTGCTGTCATGCAAGAGTTTACTCAATCTGG AGGTGTAAGGCCTTTTGGAGTATCTTTGCTAGTCGCTGGTTTTGATGACAAAGGTCCACAGCTATACCAG GTGGATCCATCAGGTTCCTACTTCTCATGGAAAGCCTCAGCAATGGGGAAAAATGTTTCAAATGCAAAAACATTTCTTGAGAAGag ATACACTGATGATATGGAGCTTGATGATGCTGTGCACACCGCTATCTTGACACTAAAAGAGGG ATTTGAAGGACAGATTTCTgggaaaaacattgaaattggGATAATTGGTGCTGACAAGCAATTCAG GGTACTAACTCCAGCCGAAATTGATGATTATTTGGCTGAAGTGGAATAG
- the LOC7482208 gene encoding proteasome subunit alpha type-2-A isoform X2, translating to MGDSQYSFSLTTFSPTGKLVQIEHALTAVGSGQTSLGIKAANGVVIATEKKLPSILVDESSVQKIQNLTPNIGVVYSGMGPDFRVLVRKSRKQAEQYHRLYKEPIPVTQLVRETAAVMQEFTQSGGVRPFGVSLLVAGFDDKGPQLYQVDPSGSYFSWKASAMGKNVSNAKTFLEKRFEGQISGKNIEIGIIGADKQFRVLTPAEIDDYLAEVE from the exons ATGGGTGATAGCCAGTACTCCTTTTCTCTCACTACTTTCAGTCCTACCGGAAAGCTAGTACAGATTGAGCACGCATTGACTGCCGTTGGATCAGGCCAAACTTCTCTCGGAATCAAAG CGGCAAACGGTGTTGTTATTGCAACTGAGAAGAAATTGCCATCTATTTTAGTCGATGAATCTTCT GTTCAGAAAATACAGAATCTGACACCCAATATTGGTGTTGTCTACAG TGGAATGGGTCCTGACTTTCGAGTTTTGGTTCGGAAAAGTAGGAAGCAAGCAGAACAATATCATAGACTGTACAAG GAACCAATTCCTGTCACACAACTTGTGAGGGAAACTGCTGCTGTCATGCAAGAGTTTACTCAATCTGG AGGTGTAAGGCCTTTTGGAGTATCTTTGCTAGTCGCTGGTTTTGATGACAAAGGTCCACAGCTATACCAG GTGGATCCATCAGGTTCCTACTTCTCATGGAAAGCCTCAGCAATGGGGAAAAATGTTTCAAATGCAAAAACATTTCTTGAGAAGag ATTTGAAGGACAGATTTCTgggaaaaacattgaaattggGATAATTGGTGCTGACAAGCAATTCAG GGTACTAACTCCAGCCGAAATTGATGATTATTTGGCTGAAGTGGAATAG
- the LOC7482207 gene encoding pentatricopeptide repeat-containing protein At2g35130 isoform X2 has product MLLVRCTLNHIFIESRIRNGHFRRREKNSSSGDVKKWKSDRVYIDKHGKWRIFDHKKMSRKRCGSLRGQGWKYGSGFVDGIFPVLSPVAHQILNFVRKEVDPNNVWAALDTLPVTHETWDDLINVAVQLRLNKQWDPIALICQWILYKSSFQTDVMCYNLLIDAYGQKSLYKKAEETYVDLLQARCIPTEDTYALLIKAYCACGLLAKAEAAFVDMRKYGLPPSAIVYNAYIDGLMKAGNPQRAIEIFQRLKNDGCQPSTDTYTLLINLHGKASQSYMALKLFNEMRSQKCRPDICTYTALVNAFAREGLCEKAEEIFEQMQEDKLEPDVYTYNALMEAYSRAGFPYGAAEIFSLMRHMGCEPDRASYNIMVDAYGRAGLHEDAQAVFNEMKRLGITPTMKSHMLLLCAYSRARNVDKCEEIVNQMSESGLEPDTFVLNSMMHLYGRLGQFEKMEEVLTAMEKGPYEADISTYNILINIYGRAGFFERMEGIFQSLPSKNLKPDVVTWTSRLGAYSRKKLYARCLEIFEEMIDAGCHPDGGTAKVLLSACSSEDQIEQVTTVIRTMHKGMEAALPA; this is encoded by the exons AT GTTGCTTGTTAGATGCACACTGaatcatatttttatagaaTCAAGAATCCGGAATGGTCATTTCAGACGCAGAGAAAAGAATTCCAGTAGTGGAGATGTTAAAAAGTGGAAAAGCGACAGGGTCTATATCGACAAACATGGCAAATGGCGAATCTTTGATCACAAAAAGATGTCCAGGAAACGAT GTGGCTCTTTGAGGGGACAAGGATGGAAATATGGATCTGGATTTGTTGATGGAATTTTCCCAGTGCTAAGTCCTGTTGCTCATCAGATTCTGAACTTTGTGCGGAAAGAAGTGGATCCGAATAATGTTTGGGCTGCTCTTGACACTCTTCCTGTCACTCACGAGACTTGGGATGATCTTATTAATGTAGCCGTCCAACTTCGTTTGAATAAACAATGGGATCCGATTGCACTG ATATGTCAATGGATATTGTACAAGAGCTCCTTCCAGACAGATGTCATGTGCTACAATTTACTAATAGATGCTTATGGGCAAAAATCTTTGTACAAGAAGGCAGAAGAGACATATGTTGATCTTCTTCAAGCCAGGTGTATCCCTACTGAAGACACGTATGCCCTCCTTATAAAGGCTTACTGTGCATGTGGATTGTTAGCAAAGGCTGAAGCTGCCTTTGTTGATATGCGAAAGTATGGCCTTCCTCCAA GTGCAATTGTATACAATGCTTATATTGATGGGTTAATGAAGGCTGGAAACCCTCAAAGAGCAATTGAGATCTTTCAGCGATTGAAAAATGATGGCTGCCAGCCCTCTACTGACACCTATACACTGTTGATCAACCTTCATGGGAAG GCAAGTCAATCTTACATGGCCTTGAAGTTGTTTAACGAAATGAGAAGTCAAAAATGCAGACCAGATATCTGCACATACACAGCTCTGGTGAACGCGTTTGCTAGAGAGGGACTCTGTGAGAAGGCAGAAGAAATATTTGAGCAGATGCAAGAAGATAAGCTTGAGCCTGATGTGTATACTTACAATGCGCTCATGGAAGCTTACAG TCGTGCAGGTTTTCCTTACGGGGCTGCAGAAATATTTTCACTCATGCGGCACATGGGCTGTGAGCCGGATAGAGCTTCATATAACATCATGGTAGATGCGTATGGGAGAGCTGGCCTTCATGAGG ATGCTCAAGCGGTATTCAATGAGATGAAGCGACTAGGAATAACCCCTACAATGAAATCACACATGCTACTTCTCTGTGCCTACTCAAGAGCAAGAAATGTGGATAAATGCGAAGAAATTGTTAACCAGATGAGCGAATCTGGGCTTGAACCAGACACGTTTGTCCTCAACAGCATGATGCACTTGTATGGCCGGCTGGGCCAATTTGAAAAGATGGAGGAAGTTCTGACTGCAATGGAGAAGGGACCTTATGAAGCTGATATCAGTACATACAACATCTTAATCAACATATATGGACGAGCAGGATTTTTCGAGAGAATGGAAGGTATTTTCCAATCACTTCCATCCAAAAATCTGAAACCTGATGTTGTGACTTGGACTTCAAGATTAGGAGCCTACTCTAGAAAGAAACTATACGCAAGATGCTTGGAAATCTTTGAAGAAATGATTGATGCTGGATGTCACCCTGATGGAGGAACTGCCAAAGTACTTCTATCAGCATGCTCAAGCGAAGATCAAATTGAGCAGGTTACCACTGTAATCAGAACAATGCATAAGGGCATGGAGGCTGCTCTTCCTGCATGA
- the LOC7482207 gene encoding pentatricopeptide repeat-containing protein At2g35130 isoform X1, translated as MELLSINVHLRELLVRCTLNHIFIESRIRNGHFRRREKNSSSGDVKKWKSDRVYIDKHGKWRIFDHKKMSRKRCGSLRGQGWKYGSGFVDGIFPVLSPVAHQILNFVRKEVDPNNVWAALDTLPVTHETWDDLINVAVQLRLNKQWDPIALICQWILYKSSFQTDVMCYNLLIDAYGQKSLYKKAEETYVDLLQARCIPTEDTYALLIKAYCACGLLAKAEAAFVDMRKYGLPPSAIVYNAYIDGLMKAGNPQRAIEIFQRLKNDGCQPSTDTYTLLINLHGKASQSYMALKLFNEMRSQKCRPDICTYTALVNAFAREGLCEKAEEIFEQMQEDKLEPDVYTYNALMEAYSRAGFPYGAAEIFSLMRHMGCEPDRASYNIMVDAYGRAGLHEDAQAVFNEMKRLGITPTMKSHMLLLCAYSRARNVDKCEEIVNQMSESGLEPDTFVLNSMMHLYGRLGQFEKMEEVLTAMEKGPYEADISTYNILINIYGRAGFFERMEGIFQSLPSKNLKPDVVTWTSRLGAYSRKKLYARCLEIFEEMIDAGCHPDGGTAKVLLSACSSEDQIEQVTTVIRTMHKGMEAALPA; from the exons ATGGAATTGCTAAGTATCAACGTTCACTTGAGAGA GTTGCTTGTTAGATGCACACTGaatcatatttttatagaaTCAAGAATCCGGAATGGTCATTTCAGACGCAGAGAAAAGAATTCCAGTAGTGGAGATGTTAAAAAGTGGAAAAGCGACAGGGTCTATATCGACAAACATGGCAAATGGCGAATCTTTGATCACAAAAAGATGTCCAGGAAACGAT GTGGCTCTTTGAGGGGACAAGGATGGAAATATGGATCTGGATTTGTTGATGGAATTTTCCCAGTGCTAAGTCCTGTTGCTCATCAGATTCTGAACTTTGTGCGGAAAGAAGTGGATCCGAATAATGTTTGGGCTGCTCTTGACACTCTTCCTGTCACTCACGAGACTTGGGATGATCTTATTAATGTAGCCGTCCAACTTCGTTTGAATAAACAATGGGATCCGATTGCACTG ATATGTCAATGGATATTGTACAAGAGCTCCTTCCAGACAGATGTCATGTGCTACAATTTACTAATAGATGCTTATGGGCAAAAATCTTTGTACAAGAAGGCAGAAGAGACATATGTTGATCTTCTTCAAGCCAGGTGTATCCCTACTGAAGACACGTATGCCCTCCTTATAAAGGCTTACTGTGCATGTGGATTGTTAGCAAAGGCTGAAGCTGCCTTTGTTGATATGCGAAAGTATGGCCTTCCTCCAA GTGCAATTGTATACAATGCTTATATTGATGGGTTAATGAAGGCTGGAAACCCTCAAAGAGCAATTGAGATCTTTCAGCGATTGAAAAATGATGGCTGCCAGCCCTCTACTGACACCTATACACTGTTGATCAACCTTCATGGGAAG GCAAGTCAATCTTACATGGCCTTGAAGTTGTTTAACGAAATGAGAAGTCAAAAATGCAGACCAGATATCTGCACATACACAGCTCTGGTGAACGCGTTTGCTAGAGAGGGACTCTGTGAGAAGGCAGAAGAAATATTTGAGCAGATGCAAGAAGATAAGCTTGAGCCTGATGTGTATACTTACAATGCGCTCATGGAAGCTTACAG TCGTGCAGGTTTTCCTTACGGGGCTGCAGAAATATTTTCACTCATGCGGCACATGGGCTGTGAGCCGGATAGAGCTTCATATAACATCATGGTAGATGCGTATGGGAGAGCTGGCCTTCATGAGG ATGCTCAAGCGGTATTCAATGAGATGAAGCGACTAGGAATAACCCCTACAATGAAATCACACATGCTACTTCTCTGTGCCTACTCAAGAGCAAGAAATGTGGATAAATGCGAAGAAATTGTTAACCAGATGAGCGAATCTGGGCTTGAACCAGACACGTTTGTCCTCAACAGCATGATGCACTTGTATGGCCGGCTGGGCCAATTTGAAAAGATGGAGGAAGTTCTGACTGCAATGGAGAAGGGACCTTATGAAGCTGATATCAGTACATACAACATCTTAATCAACATATATGGACGAGCAGGATTTTTCGAGAGAATGGAAGGTATTTTCCAATCACTTCCATCCAAAAATCTGAAACCTGATGTTGTGACTTGGACTTCAAGATTAGGAGCCTACTCTAGAAAGAAACTATACGCAAGATGCTTGGAAATCTTTGAAGAAATGATTGATGCTGGATGTCACCCTGATGGAGGAACTGCCAAAGTACTTCTATCAGCATGCTCAAGCGAAGATCAAATTGAGCAGGTTACCACTGTAATCAGAACAATGCATAAGGGCATGGAGGCTGCTCTTCCTGCATGA
- the LOC7453995 gene encoding glycine cleavage system H protein 2, mitochondrial has protein sequence MASRLLWASRAASYLRISVSHRGFASVVKDLKYAESHEWVKVDGKTATVGITDHAQDHLGDVVYVELPEVGVTVNQGSGFGAVESVKATSDVYSPVSGDVVEVNEELNSSPGLVNSSPYEKGWIMKVEIKDDSELKNLKNSDEYAKFCEEEDAKH, from the exons ATGGCTTCAAGATTGTTGTGGGCTTCAAGGGCTGCTTCTTACCTTAGGATCTCTGTTTCTCATAGAGGGTTTGCTTCTG TTGTAAAGGACTTGAAGTATGCTGAAAGTCATGAATGGGTAAAGGTTGATGGTAAAACTGCTACTGTTGGTATAACCGATCATGCTCAAGACCATTTAGGTGATGTTGTGTATGTTGAATTACCGGAAGTGGGTGTTACTGTGAATCAGGGTTCTGGATTTGGCGCAGTTGAAAGTGTCAAGGCTACCAGTGATGTCTATTCTCCTGTTTCGGGAGATGTGGTCGAAGTTAATGAAGAACTGAACAGCTCTCCTGGTTTG GTCAATTCAAGCCCCTATGAGAAGGGATGGATTATGAAGGTTGAAATTAAAGATGACAGTGAACTAAAGAACTTGAAGAACTCAGATGAGTACGCTAAGTTctgtgaagaagaagatgcaaaGCATTGA
- the LOC127904077 gene encoding 18.1 kDa class I heat shock protein-like, whose translation MWLDDVSLPSRFLNSLIENSTSVNTRFDWNEIPETHVFKADLLRLKKEEVKVEIEDDRVLQVSRERERNVEKEDKNDIWHRIKCSSGKFLRRIRLPENAKMHHVKASIEN comes from the exons ATGTGGCTTGATGATGTAAG TCTTCCCTCCCGCTTCCTCAATTCCCTCATTGAAAACTCAACCTCTGTTAACACCCGGTTTGATTGGAATGAGATACCAGAAACCCATGTCTTCAAGGCAGATCTTCTACGACTTAAAAAGGAGGAAGTGAAGGTCGAAATTGAAGATGACAGGGTGCTTCAGGttagcagagagagagagaggaatgtAGAGAAGGAAGACAAGAACGATATATGGCATAGGATAAAGTGTAGTAGTGGCAAGTTCTTGAGGAGGATTAGGCTGCCTGAGAATGCCAAAATGCATCATGTCAAGGCTTCTATagagaattga
- the LOC7482205 gene encoding patatin-like protein 3 gives MFLDGYIKTPQILTIYTLPMILLTSITIFTSFSSQKTSHSVSTIKAQNLQKIINKFNPMAAVLASTMPDDSSFDVDKLTYEIFSILENKFLFGGYDDPKLSKNTHQVPIQEQLKPTKQFNGGKVRILSIDGGGATNGILAAKSLTYLESCLRRKSGNPNASVSDYFDVVAGSGSGGVLAALLFTRGKNGRPMFTAEEALNFLVKINKKMNRSQGVFGKLFGSAKAEKVFAKTFGELTLKDTIKSALIPCYDLSTHAPFLFSRADALEMDGYDFKMSDVCLATSADPTMVGAVDMRSVDKRTKIVAIDGGIAMNNPTAAAITHVLNNKQEFPLCNGVEDLLVVSLGNGESDFGYQNQNSTPARFVRIAGEGASDMVDQAVSMAFGNCRTSNYVRIQANGIIAKKHGIADKSMKSNKKADLLAMTAEMLAQKNVESVLFEGKKIVESTNFDKLETFTGELIKEQERRKTSILPTVVLKQNSPSPRTSSATTLSTLSSY, from the exons ATGTTCCTCGATGGCTACATCAAGACACCACAAATCCTCACTATATATACACTCCCTATGATCCTCCTCACCTCCATCACCATTTTCACTTCTTTCTCCTCTCAGAAAACATCACACAGTGTTTCAACAATCAAAGCTCAAAACCTGCAAAAGATCATCAACAAGTTCAATCCAATGGCAGCAGTACTCGCATCTACCATGCCTGATGACTCTTCCTTTGATGTAGACAAGCTCACTTATGAAATCTTTTCAATCCTAGAAAACAAGTTTCTCTTTGGTGGATATGATGATCCAAAGCTCTCCAAGAACACTCACCAAGTCCCAATTCAAGAACAACTTAAGCCCACCAAACAGTTCAATGGTGGTAAGGTCAGGATCCTCTCCATTGATGGAGGAGGTGCCACTAATGGAATTCTTGCTGCTAAGTCTTTGACATACCTTGAGTCTTGCCTTCGTCGAAAGTCAGGCAATCCTAATGCCTCTGTTTCTGATTACTTTGACGTTGTTGCCGGCTCTGGTTCTGGTGGTGTTTTGGCTGCCTTACTCTTCACTCGTGGCAAAAATGGACGCCCTATGTTTACAGCCGAAGAAGCTTTGAATTTTCTTGTCAAGATTAATAAGAAGATGAACAGATCACAAGGGGTTTTCGGCAAATTGTTTGGTTCTGCGAAAGCGGAGAAAGTTTTCGCAAAAACTTTCGGAGAACTAACTTTGAAGGATACAATCAAatctgctctgataccatgttacgATCTTTCAACACACGCACCATTCTTATTTTCTCGTGCTGATGCATTGGAAATGGATggatatgattttaaaatgagTGATGTCTGCCTTGCAACTTCAGCCGATCCAACAATGGTTGGGGCCGTGGACATGCGGTCCGTCGACAAGAGGACTAAAATTGTGGCTATTGATGGTGGGATTGCCATGAACAATCCAACAGCTGCAGCAATCACTCATGTCCTGAACAATAAGCAGGAGTTTCCACTCTGTAATGGGGTGGAGGATCTTTTGGTGGTGTCACTTGGAAATGGAGAGTCAGATTTCGGTTATCAGAATCAGAATTCGACACCTGCAAGATTTGTCAGGATAGCTGGAGAAGGAGCATCTGACATG GTTGATCAAGCTGTTTCAATGGCGTTTGGTAACTGTCGGACCAGCAATTATGTTCGAATTCAG GCAAATGGGATTATTGCTAAAAAGCATGGAATTGCGGATAAATCAATGAAATCCAACAAGAAGGCAGATTTATTGGCAATGACAGCAGAGATGTTGGCACAGAAAAATGTGGAGTCTGTGTTATTTGAAGGGAAGAAGATAGTTGAGAGCACAAACTTCGACAAATTGGAGACATTTACTGGAGAGCTAATCAAGGAgcaagagaggagaaaaacaaGCATTTTACCAACAGTGGTGTTGAAGCAGAACTCACCCTCACCAAGAACATCATCTGCCACAACTCTTTCAACATTATCTTCATATTGA